DNA from Streptomyces luteogriseus:
GGCCGCGTGCCCCGCCGCGAACAGCGCACCCGTACGGCCGAACCCGGTCGCGATCTCGTCGAACACCAGCAGCACGTCATGCGCGTCGCACGCCTCGCGCAGCACGCGCAGATACGCGGGGGAGTGGAACCGCATCCCGCCCGCGCCCTGCACCACCGGCTCGACGATCACCGCGGCCAGTTCGCCGGCGTGCCGCTCGATCAGCGACCGCAGCTGCTCCGCGTACGCCTCGTCGTACTCCGCCGGGGGCGGGCCGGCGAACACCTGACGCTGCAGCACCCCGGTCCACAGATCGTGCATCCCGCCCTCGGGATCGCACACCGACATCGGCTGCCAGGTGTCGCCGTGGTAGCCACCGCGCCAGGTCAGCAGCCGCTGCTTGCCGGGACGGCCCAGCGAACGCCAGTACTGCAGGCACATCTTGACCGCGACCTCGACCGACACCGAACCGGAGTCGGCGAGGAAGACATGTTCCAGACCCTCAGGCGACATGTCGACAAGGAGCTTCGCCAGGCGTACGGCGGGCTCGTGGGTGAGCCCGCCGAACATCACATGGCTCATCCGCCCGAGCTGCTCACGGGCGGCCTCGTTGAGCACCGGATGGTTGTAGCCGTGGATCGCCGACCACCAGGACGACATCCCGTCCACCAGCTCGCGCGGACCGTCCGGCACTCCCGAGCCGTCGGCGATCCGCAGCCGCACCCCGCTCGCCGACTCCACGACGAGCGGTTCCTGCCGCCCGGGCATCGGGCCGTACGGATGCCACACATGCCGCCGGTCGAGCTCCAGCAGCTCGGAAACGGCCGGCTCAGGCATTGGGCGCGAGGTCCGTCCCGGCGCCCCGGCGGCGCACGGCGACCAGGTCGGTCCGGGGCTCGGCGCCCGTGTGCGCCTCAGCGGCCTGCGGCTCTTCGCCGGAGCCGCACGCCCCGCTGCCGGAACCGCAGACTCCGCCACCGTCGTGACAGCCTGCGGCGGCCCGGTGCTCCGGCAGCGTCACCTGGCCGGTGCCCTCCACCTCGAAGCCCGCGTCCGCGATCATCTCCAGGTCGGCCTTGCCGGCCTGGCCCTCGCTGGTGAGGTAGTCACCGAGGAAGATCGAGTTGGCCAGGTGCAGTGCGAGCGGCTGCATCGTGCGCAGGTGGACTTCGCGTCCGCCCGCGATCCGCACCTCGACGTCCGGGCAGACGAACCGCGTCATCGCCAGGATCCTGAGGCACCGCTGCGGGGTCAGGTTCCACTCCTTGCCGAGCGGCGTGCCCTCGAACGGGATGAGGAAGTTGACCGGAACCGAGTCCGGGTCCAGCTCACGCAGGGAGAAGACGACGTCCACGAGGTCCTCGTCCGTCTCGCCCATGCCGGCGATCAGCCCGGAGCAGGCGGACAGACCGGCCGCGTGCGCCTTCTGGACGGTGTCGACGCGGTCCTCGTAGGTGTGCGTGGTGGTGATCTCCCCGTACGTCGCCTCGGACGTGTTGAGGTTGTGGTTGTAGGCGTCGGCGCCGGCCTCGCGCAGCCGCTCGGCCTGACCGTCGGAGAGCAGTCCCAGGCAGGCGCAGACCTCGACGCCCTCGTTGTTGTCCTTGATCGTCTTGATCGTCTCGGAAACCCGGTCCACGTCCCGGTCGGTCGGGCCCCGTCCGCTCGCCACCAGGCACACCCGCTTGGCCCCTCCGGCCACCCCCGCCGCCGCCGCGTCGGACGCCTGGTCGGGCTTCAGCCAGGTGTACTTCAGGATTCCGGCCGTCGAGCCGAGCCGCTGCGAACAGTACGAGCAGTCCTCGGGGCACAGGCCGGACTTGAGGTTGACGAGATAGTTCAGTTTCACCCGTCGGCCGAACCAGTGCCGACGCACCTTTCCGGCCGCGGCCACCACATCGAGCAGGTCGTCGTCGGACGTCGCGAGGACGGCCAGTGCCTCGTCACGGGTCGGCAGCTCGCGCCGAAGCCCCTTGTCCACCAGCGTGTTCAGCAGGTCCATGGAAGCCGATCCTGTCCTAAGGAGGCGCCCGGGGCAAAGGAGAGTTCGCACAACAGAGTCGCTTCGAGGTGTGGGTATTGCCACACAGTGACCTGCTGGTGGTCCCGCTAGTGTCTGTGCACTGCCTACAAATTCTCCGGAGGACCACCCATGGCGTTCGGCTGGATCGACGAGCAGGCGGAGCTGCGTGCCCGCGCCGGACTCGTACGGACTCTGCGCCCCCGTCCGGCCGATTCGCCGCTCCTGGACCTGGCGAGCAACGACTACCTCGGGCTGGCCCGCCACCCCGAGGTCACCGAGGGCGCGGCCCGGGCGGCGCGGACCTGGGGCGGCGGCGCGACCGGCTCCCGGCTCGTCACGGGCACGACCGAACTGCACGCCGAACTCGAACGGGAACTGGCTGATTTCTGCGGTTTCGAGGCGGCTCTCGTCTTCTCCTCCGGTTACGCCGCCAACCTCGCGGCGGTCACCGCGCTGGCCCCGCACGGCTCCCTGATCGTCTCCGACGCGGGCAACCACGCCTCGCTCATCGACGGCTGCCGGCTCGCCCGCGGTACCACCCAGGTCGTGGCGCACGCCGAGCCGGACGCCGCGCGCAAGGCACTGGCCACCCACGAGGGCACGGCGATCACCGTGTCCGACACGGTCTTCTCGGTCGACGGCGACGCGGCCCCCCTCGCCGCGCTGGCCGAGGCCTGCCGGGCGCACGGCGCGGGGCTGGTCGTCGACGACGCCCACGGACTGGGCGTTCTCGGGGACGGCGGCCGCGGCGCCCCGCAGGAGATGGGGCTCGCGGGCGCGGACGACGTCGTCGCGACGGTCACGCTGTCCAAGTCGCTCGGCAGTCAGGGCGGAGCCGTCCTCGGCCCGGCCCGGGTCGTCGACCACCTGGTCAACGCCGCCCGGACGTTCATCTTCGACACGGGACTGGCGCCCGCGGCGGCGGGGGCGGCGCTGTCGGCCCTGCGGCTGCTGCGCCGCGAGCCGGAGCGGGCGGCACGGGCCCGCGCGGTGGCGGGCGAACTGCACGCACGCCTGACCGCCGAGGGCCTGGAAGCGGTGCGTCCGGACGCCGCGGTGGTCTCGGTGCGGGCGCCCTCTCCCGAGGACGCCGTGCGCTGGGCGGCGCGGTGCCGCGCGGCGGGCCTGGCCGTGGGGTGCTTCCGGCCCCCTTCCGTGCCGGACGGCATCTCACGGCTCAGGCTGACCGCCCGCGCGGACCTGACCGCTCAGCAGATCGAACGCGCTGTACGACTGATCGGCGAGACGCGGCCATGAGTCGGCGAGACGCGGCCATGAGTCGGCGTGACACGGCCGTGCGTCGCACGATGACGGTCTGATCGAAGACGGCCTGATCGAACGCGGTTACATGCGTTCCACCGCGGCCGCGAACGCCGCCCAGCTCCCCGGGGAGAAGAGCAGTGCGGGTCCGGCCGGGTCCTTGGAGTCGCGCACGGCGAGCAGCCCGGCCCAGGGCGGGGCGTCCGGACACGCGGTCTCGACGCAGTTGTTCGCACCGGTGCTGTAGCTGCTGCGCAAC
Protein-coding regions in this window:
- a CDS encoding DUF397 domain-containing protein, with translation MRALPRHVPSSIELHGVRWLRSSYSTGANNCVETACPDAPPWAGLLAVRDSKDPAGPALLFSPGSWAAFAAAVERM
- a CDS encoding 8-amino-7-oxononanoate synthase gives rise to the protein MAFGWIDEQAELRARAGLVRTLRPRPADSPLLDLASNDYLGLARHPEVTEGAARAARTWGGGATGSRLVTGTTELHAELERELADFCGFEAALVFSSGYAANLAAVTALAPHGSLIVSDAGNHASLIDGCRLARGTTQVVAHAEPDAARKALATHEGTAITVSDTVFSVDGDAAPLAALAEACRAHGAGLVVDDAHGLGVLGDGGRGAPQEMGLAGADDVVATVTLSKSLGSQGGAVLGPARVVDHLVNAARTFIFDTGLAPAAAGAALSALRLLRREPERAARARAVAGELHARLTAEGLEAVRPDAAVVSVRAPSPEDAVRWAARCRAAGLAVGCFRPPSVPDGISRLRLTARADLTAQQIERAVRLIGETRP
- the bioB gene encoding biotin synthase BioB; amino-acid sequence: MDLLNTLVDKGLRRELPTRDEALAVLATSDDDLLDVVAAAGKVRRHWFGRRVKLNYLVNLKSGLCPEDCSYCSQRLGSTAGILKYTWLKPDQASDAAAAGVAGGAKRVCLVASGRGPTDRDVDRVSETIKTIKDNNEGVEVCACLGLLSDGQAERLREAGADAYNHNLNTSEATYGEITTTHTYEDRVDTVQKAHAAGLSACSGLIAGMGETDEDLVDVVFSLRELDPDSVPVNFLIPFEGTPLGKEWNLTPQRCLRILAMTRFVCPDVEVRIAGGREVHLRTMQPLALHLANSIFLGDYLTSEGQAGKADLEMIADAGFEVEGTGQVTLPEHRAAAGCHDGGGVCGSGSGACGSGEEPQAAEAHTGAEPRTDLVAVRRRGAGTDLAPNA
- a CDS encoding adenosylmethionine--8-amino-7-oxononanoate transaminase yields the protein MPEPAVSELLELDRRHVWHPYGPMPGRQEPLVVESASGVRLRIADGSGVPDGPRELVDGMSSWWSAIHGYNHPVLNEAAREQLGRMSHVMFGGLTHEPAVRLAKLLVDMSPEGLEHVFLADSGSVSVEVAVKMCLQYWRSLGRPGKQRLLTWRGGYHGDTWQPMSVCDPEGGMHDLWTGVLQRQVFAGPPPAEYDEAYAEQLRSLIERHAGELAAVIVEPVVQGAGGMRFHSPAYLRVLREACDAHDVLLVFDEIATGFGRTGALFAAGHAAVTPDVMCVGKALTGGYLTMAATLCTARVADGISRGEVPVLAHGPTFMGNPLAAAVACASVELLLGQDWLAEVKRIEAGLRDGLAAASDLPGVTDVRVLGAIGVVQLDHAVDMEAATAAAVREGVWLRPFRDLIYTMPPYVTGEEDLARIARAVCAAAREG